AAGACAGTTGTGTAATTTTAATTCTGCCTTACTAGGTaaatggttatggaggtatGGCACCGAGACTGATGCTTTATGGAGGAGAgttatagaggcaaaatatggaaacatttggggtggttggtgtgcGAAGAAGGTGACAAGTCCTTATGGGGTCAGTTTGTGGAGATATATTAGAAGTGGTtggttgaacttctctaaaTTCCTTGTTTATGATGTGAGGGATGgtactagagtgaaattttggaagcatgtgtggtgtggggattgtacTCTCCAAGAGGCCTTTCCGGAGCTTTATTGTCTTAGTAGGTCAAAAGACTCCTCAGTGGCTGAAGTTATGGGTTGGTCTGCTGGGAGGTTTCACTGGAATGTGCAATTTCGTCGTCcaccacaagattgggaagaaGAAGCCTTTGACCGGTTTATGGGGCTAGTCTATTCCTCGTCAGTGCAGGGGTTTGGCCCAAataaggtttgttggaagtCTGCAAGGAATACAGGATTTGAGGTTAGAGGTTATTACGGTTCCTTCTACCCTCATAATCTTGTTTCCTTTCCAcggaaaatgatatggcaatcgaaggctcctccaagggtagccttcttttcttggtctgcatccttaggtaagatcttaacaacaGACAACCTTCGTAAAAGACGAGTGTTAGTGCTTGGCTGGTGCTTtatgtgtaagaggtgtggggagtcggtggatcatcttctcCTTCATTGCACCATAGCTTGGAagttgtggtctttggttttctgcttgtttggtattcagTGAGTTATGCTTCGTACTGTTCTTGAGTTGTTTAAGGCTTGGTAAGGAAAGTTTGCACGACATCGTCACATTGATGTTTGGAAATTAGTGTCTCACtgcttgatttggtgcatttggcgaAAAAGGAGtgctagaagctttgagggtTGCAAACGCTCTTTGTTGgagattaagttttttttcttacacactCTCTTGGAATGGAGTGtgattttttctcatttttcttgttcttcctttttttttttaccgttgttcttttgcttcttgatttttgcctccatagtacatccccaatgtactcggctcggcaatttctttattattattaataatattcttacgttatttatcaaaaaaaaaaagcacgcaataattgatttttaaaatctatCCTACTTCACACATATAACACGTGTAAAATGTAACACCTCATCCTAGTTTTGTATCATTAGAAAATTGGTCTAACTGCTCTCTGCTTTGGTCTTGGTTTCTATTTTTTCCTTGTCTTGTTGATTTTAGCAATGGAAACCTCAAAGTTTAAGAACTATTGTATTCTCCACATTTCATCACATGTCTTTACATAGATGGAGGCATGGTTATCAAATTGCAATCCAGACCGGAATAAAATTGTTCATACATTGTAATCAGGGTAGAGTCACGTGTTGGATCACATAGGATTGCGATCCAGTGTCGATTCTGGATGATTCTACCACAGGCACAAATCAAACCTCTTTCAgccaaaataacaaaatcctTTATCTGCACTAAGCTTCTCGACATAGCTAACAAATCTATTCACACATACCAACTTCaattttcaagaagaaaaagaaaaatcataagaCGAGAGAGAGAGGCCTAGATGGTGATGGTAGTATGGACAGACGGCCTCTTGCATGTCAATGGTCTTGACAAAGATGCACTTATTGGAGGGAGTGTTGATCACCGATAGCCTTTTGCCACTGACTGAAGGATGCCTTTTGTAGCTTCAGCTTTATGCTCTTCGCTCatctgcttttcttttcttttctttttatcccTTTTTCTCCACTTCTTTCTCAATTGCTATGTGCTTTCTTTGCACTTGGTCTTGGAGGGTGGCTTGAAATTAGGAGCCAGATGCGTGATAGACTTTATGAGTGATGATGGGTTTATTTAGGAGTAGCTTGTAGTGGAAGCTGAGTATGTCAATATATAGATGTCATGAGATAAAAGGagctgattttttattttatttttaaccgTATAAGCTATATAAAacttgattaataataatagttgatGCCAGATCATGCCTTGATTTAAGTGATGGTTAATTTATGCCTTGGGTTgagatttaaatatatataaatacttattgtaaattatcaatatataaTACATGTCTACATCTGGTTAATGGATTGATTATAGAAAATATGGGTTTGTCTTTCCTCTAGTACATTTTTAATTGGACATAttctttgttttaaatatacaatggcaAGTGGTAATGGATTTTAAAccttacattttatttagttaatgtGTGATGTGGCAATCTCTTATTAAAACAAACGAATatccatttttaaaaagtacttGAGGTAAGTCAatcccaaaatatatatatatatatatatatatatatacacacacacacacgcctTTATATATCATTTATGTCAAAATGTCCCTTTTTTTCCTAATGattctttaaaatatattgtaaattatgattactagttttttttttttttaagtagaatCCTAAGATCCTTGATCTGATTCTATGACCTAATCCACAGGACCCTCTTACCAATCCTACTTGGGATCCTAACAACTTTGGATGGAGGAGAGCatacatgagtttttttttcattatgatTAAAATGTCTAAGAGGGGCAACATGTTTTACTAGTGTCTTTTTCTCCTTCCTCTTCG
The sequence above is drawn from the Castanea sativa cultivar Marrone di Chiusa Pesio chromosome 5, ASM4071231v1 genome and encodes:
- the LOC142635437 gene encoding uncharacterized protein LOC142635437, which codes for MLDVAASTGQFSGFSVGNMASPSVMVSHLLFADDTLIFCDAEPSQIANLRAILGRFEEVSRFHINLGKSELVPVGGVPNLEALVAKFKDLSVWNPILERMERRLAGKWLWRYGTETDALWRRVIEAKYGNIWGGWCAKKVTSPYGVSLWRYIRSGWLNFSKFLVYDVRDGTRVKFWKHVWCGDCTLQEAFPELYCLSRSKDSSVAEVMGWSAGRFHWNVQFRRPPQDWEEEAFDRFMGLVYSSSVQGFGPNKVCWKSARNTGFEVQVNGLNGYLFDS